Proteins co-encoded in one Brassica rapa cultivar Chiifu-401-42 chromosome A02, CAAS_Brap_v3.01, whole genome shotgun sequence genomic window:
- the LOC103852865 gene encoding transcription factor BEE 3 isoform X2 — translation MANLSSDFQTFDPITQLAELNNTLNPFQTMFASPFSSSLDSLFFHHQQHQQFPEHFPGKSPENNGFHQGILLPNYNTHNNDDSSSGIDTKKRKTLMESVSTSENSVSDQTLSTSSAQVSTNGTKNSSLRRGKMSKNREEEKERVVVHVRAKRGQATDSHSLAERVRRGKINERLKCLKDIVPGCYKAMGMATMLDEIINYVQSLQNQVEFLSMKLTAASSYYDFNSEADAVDSMQKAKAREAVEMGQGRDGSRVFHSSSWTL, via the exons ATGGCGAATCTCTCTTCTGATTTTCAGACATTCGATCCCATAACTCAACTTGCAGAACTCAACAACACTCTTAACCCCTTTCAGACAATGTTCGcttctcctttctcttcttctctcgaCTCTCTTTTCTTTCATCACCAACAACACCAACAATTTCCGGAACATTTCCCCGGAAAATCCCCCGAAAACAATGGTTTTCATCAAGGGATTTTACTCCCTAATTATAATACTCACAACAACGACGATTCTTCTTCAGGAATCGATACCAAGAAGAGAAAAACATTAATGGAGTCCGTATCTACGTCGGAGAACAGTGTCTCTGATCAAACTTTATCTACCTCTTCTGCTCAAGTTTCGACTAATGGAACCAAAAAT AGTTCTTTAAGGAGAGGGAAAATGTCAAAgaacagagaagaagagaaagagagagtagTTGTTCATGTTAGAGCCAAAAGGGGTCAAGCCACTGATAGCCACAGCTTAGCAGAGCGG GTTAGACGAGGGAAAATAAACGAGAGATTGAAATGCCTGAAAGATATAGTGCCCGGATGTTATAAG GCAATGGGAATGGCTACGATGCTGGACGAGATAATTAATTATGTCCAGTCGTTACAAAATCAAGTTGAG TTTTTATCTATGAAGCTTACGGCAGCAAGTTCGTATTATGACTTTAACTCGGAGGCTGATGCTGTTGATTCCATGCAG AAGGCAAAGGCACGTGAGGCAGTAGAAATGGGGCAAGGGAGGGATGGGAGCAGGGTCTTCCATTCATCATCATGGACCCTTTGA
- the LOC103852865 gene encoding transcription factor BEE 3 isoform X1, translating into MANLSSDFQTFDPITQLAELNNTLNPFQTMFASPFSSSLDSLFFHHQQHQQFPEHFPGKSPENNGFHQGILLPNYNTHNNDDSSSGIDTKKRKTLMESVSTSENSVSDQTLSTSSAQVSTNGTKNSSLRRGKMSKNREEEKERVVVHVRAKRGQATDSHSLAERVKIDNLIKYIYEFNMLLMLNCMINEKYEYKDFHVEFQVRRGKINERLKCLKDIVPGCYKAMGMATMLDEIINYVQSLQNQVEFLSMKLTAASSYYDFNSEADAVDSMQKAKAREAVEMGQGRDGSRVFHSSSWTL; encoded by the exons ATGGCGAATCTCTCTTCTGATTTTCAGACATTCGATCCCATAACTCAACTTGCAGAACTCAACAACACTCTTAACCCCTTTCAGACAATGTTCGcttctcctttctcttcttctctcgaCTCTCTTTTCTTTCATCACCAACAACACCAACAATTTCCGGAACATTTCCCCGGAAAATCCCCCGAAAACAATGGTTTTCATCAAGGGATTTTACTCCCTAATTATAATACTCACAACAACGACGATTCTTCTTCAGGAATCGATACCAAGAAGAGAAAAACATTAATGGAGTCCGTATCTACGTCGGAGAACAGTGTCTCTGATCAAACTTTATCTACCTCTTCTGCTCAAGTTTCGACTAATGGAACCAAAAAT AGTTCTTTAAGGAGAGGGAAAATGTCAAAgaacagagaagaagagaaagagagagtagTTGTTCATGTTAGAGCCAAAAGGGGTCAAGCCACTGATAGCCACAGCTTAGCAGAGCGGGTAAAAATTGATAATCTAATCAAGTATATTTATGAATTCAATATGTTGTTAATGTTAAATTGTATGattaatgaaaaatatgaaTACAAAGATTTTCATGTTGAATTTCAGGTTAGACGAGGGAAAATAAACGAGAGATTGAAATGCCTGAAAGATATAGTGCCCGGATGTTATAAG GCAATGGGAATGGCTACGATGCTGGACGAGATAATTAATTATGTCCAGTCGTTACAAAATCAAGTTGAG TTTTTATCTATGAAGCTTACGGCAGCAAGTTCGTATTATGACTTTAACTCGGAGGCTGATGCTGTTGATTCCATGCAG AAGGCAAAGGCACGTGAGGCAGTAGAAATGGGGCAAGGGAGGGATGGGAGCAGGGTCTTCCATTCATCATCATGGACCCTTTGA